In Clostridium ljungdahlii DSM 13528, the genomic window ATACTGCTGGTTTTATAAGTACTGGATATACATCTTTAACTGGTGGAATTGCTTCAGTTCATTACGGAGTCAAAAAATAGATTCTATAGAAATATTACATTAAATTGATTTGTAGTTAGATTAAAAACCCGAATTTAGTTATAACATTCATGACTAAATTCGGGTTTTAACTTATTTAATAGTTTTTTTAATTTTAAAGTATATCTTCATATTTTCTTCACAGCAAATTTCTATAATAACAATTGTAAATAAGATATAAAAAAATTAATTATCCATTAACTTACTTAATTAAAATATACAGGAGGTGAAAGAATGAACTTCGATGGAATTTCAATTCCAATAATAAAAGAACTTAATCAACTTGAGTTAGAGTTAAAAAATATTGCATCAAAATTAGATTCTACTGTTACACAAGATATTTTTACCTACTTTTTTTCAATTCCAGGTAAAAGACTAAGACCTACATTAACATTTTTATCTGCAGGTGCTATTAGTAGCGAGCTTACTTCATCTGCAAAACACAACTTAATTCAGTTGTCAATAAGCTTAGAGCTTATTCACAGCGCTAGTCTAATTCATGATGATATCATAGATGGTGACTTACTAAGACGTGGTCAGAAAACCTTAAATAAGACCTTTGGAAATAAAATAGCAGTACTTGCCGGTGATGCTTTGTACTCAAGGGCCTTTACTATTTTCTCAGATACTCTGCCAAGAGAATTTGCGCAGGTAATGGGCAGAGTTACTGAATCAATGTCTGTAGCTGAAATATTAAATGCTAACAATCCCTCTCCCGATCGTGAAACCTATTTTAAAATCATCTTAGGAAAAACAGCATCTTTCATGAGCGCTTGTTGTAGGCTTGGTGGCAGCATAGCTTATGCCCCTTACGAAGAGTCTAATATGCTTTCTAAATACGGTGAAAACCTTGGTATGGCATATCAAATACTGGATGATTATATCGATGAGGATCCCGTTGCAATGAAAAATGTAACTATTGAAGAGGGATTTGAATTTGCATATAATGCCAAAGCTTCTATTGAAAATTTAAAAGACTCAGCATACAAACAAAGCTTAATAATGTTAGTAGACTATGTTTTAGATTTTTATAGTCCTAAGGTAGAGAATACATTATAGTGACTATTCTACTTATGGCTGCTGGAGCAAATGCCTATATATTTGGCCTTGATAGATTTATTTTACCTAAGTTAGTCAAGCTTTTTAATAAAAATTCTAATATAAAAACGGTGACATAATTTTGTTAATGTTAGCAGCCCTAAAAGACAAAAACATTAAACTAATTGTAAAGGAAGGTATTTAAAATGAAAAACAAACTAATTAAAAAACTATCAATTATTTCAGCTCTAGTTCTAACTTTATCTACATCGGTATTAGCTGATGGCAGCGGAAAAATGATAGAAAAAAACATTGATGGAGTTAAAGCAACTCTTATGCTAACAGGAGATAAAGCTAAAACCGGTGATAATGAGTTAACATTAAAACTATCTGATGATAAAGATAGGCCAATAAATAACGCTGATGTAAAAGTATCTGCAGAAATGGATAAAGGCAGTATGGGTGATATGAATATGGGTGACTCTAAAGCTGAAACTATCCAATTCCAAAAAGGCCATGAAGATGGTGAATATGTTGGAACTGTAAAACTTAGTGATAAAGGTACATGGAAAGTTAAAACAAGCTTTATGACAAATGCTGGAGAGAAGATGGCTGATTTTGATGTTGATGTAGCAAGTTCTGGACCTAACTTACTTGTCGTTGGAGGCTTTTTAGTAGTAGCTGCCTTAATTATAATAACTGCCGGGATATCAAAGAAAAGTAAGAAGGCCGTAAAATCATAGAAAGTGAGGTAATATTTTGTGTCAGAAAAAAAGAAAACTAAAATTGATGAAGAAAAAGCATACTCATCAGATGATAAAAACCTTTTAGACAACAAAAAATTTGCAAGCTTTATGAAGAGTAAATGGTATCCTGGTGTTTTTCAATGGCCAGTAGCAATAGTATTTGCATTTATAGTTTATCAACTTTTATTCGGTTCTACAAGTGCCCATGATAACTTTGGTACCGCTGCAACTTGGGTATTATGGTGGCCTCTACTTCCAATTATAATATTATTGTTAGGTAGATTTTGGTGTACAATCTGCCCTTTTGGGACACTTAATGATCTAGTTCAAAAATTTGTTGGTAATAATCATCCTGTACCTAAATTTCTAAAAAAATATGGAATTTGGATTATCGATGCAATATTCATCTTAATTACGTGGAGCGACCATATTTTCGGTGTTGTTGAATCACCAAGGGGCTCCGGTAACCTTCTATTACTAATTACTCTAGGTGTAATTGCTTCCGGTGCTATATTTGAACGTAGAACTTGGTGTAGATACGTTTGTTTTTTAGGAGGATTGTCTGCTAACTATACTAGAGCAGGTATGATGGAACTTAGAGCTACTCCTGAAAAATGTGCTAAATGTAATGTTGCCGCTTGTTACAAAGGAAGTAATAAAGCAGCAGGATGTCCTATGTTTGAATTTCCGAGAATTATGGATACTAACGCAGAATGTAATTTCTGCGGAAACTGTGTGAAAAGTTGTCCAAATAACTCTATTAAAATATCAAGGCGTGTACCTACTAGAGAATTATGGTTTATCCGTAAACCTAAACTTGAAGAGTCCTTTCTTGCTATTGTAATTATGGGTATAGTATTTGTGCAGAACATCACTATGCTTAATATATGGGAACCTATATTAAATTGGCTTGAAAAAGCTGCTGGTACAGATAGCTACTATGTAACCTTCACTATAACCTTTGCTATAGCAATGCTAATTCCTATAGTAATGTTAGCAACAACAGGGCTAATTGCTAAAAAGTTTAATGGAGATTCTGTCAAACAAAACTTTGCTAAATTCGGATATGCTATTATACCACTAGATATGGCTGCCCATATAGCTCATAACCTTTTCCATCTACTAGCAGAAGGGAAATCAATTCTCTATGCTTTTGTGGGGTTATTTGGAATTGAAATGCAAGGTTCAACAGCAATATTGGATACTCCAACAATACAAACTCTTCAATATATCCTAATTGTTCTTGGAACTATAGGTTCAATATACACTGCATATAGACTTGCTAAAAATAATTATGGTGGTAAGAGTAGTAAGTCCCTAGGAACTTCAATAGTATATGGCATTTTAATACTGATATTAGGTATTATAAACATAATACTATTCATGCTTCCAATGGCAATGCGTATGTAACTTAGATGCTGTCAGAAAACATTTTTCTGATAGCATTTTCTTCATAAAATCTACATATTAATTTTGTAAAATATGATTAAGTTATTACCTTAATAAGAGTTAAATTTTATAAGGTCACAGAACCTTTTAGCCATTTTTCACACTTTTAAAAAACAAAAGAAACCATACATTCTATAAAATGAGAATGTACAGTCTCAATATTTTTGTAATTTACATACCATACTTCTCCTAATATAGTATTGCCTTTTATATTATTTTAATTTAACTTTTTTTCAAACGATACGACTTTTTTTAAAGTTTCACAATGTGAGTTATAATTAATATTGTCATAAAATACTGGTTAAAATATATGTTTTTATATTTTGAAGCTGTCACAATTTATAAGTATCTTTGCCACAATCCTATTAATTATAAGATAAAATGCCCTATTCTGTATTTAGCAATTTCACAATATACAATTAATCAATCCTTACAGGCTTATAATTATAAGGATATCAGTATAAATACTTATGTGAATAAATAAAAATGGCAAATCAATGCCCTTAAAAATACTAAAAAAGTTATTGCGTTTAATAAGAAGATTCCAACTTAACTTTGCCTCAAATCGGGTACATATCACCATGTCAACAATCATAAAATTGTTGATATTATTTGAAGCCCATATGATTTACAATAAAATGTGACATAAATGAGCTTAGAAGTGAAGTTAGATTAATTATATTTAAGATGAAATAATCCTACTAATACTTAATGGGGCGTAATTTCACTTTTTACAAAGTTACTATTTGTGCTAAATTTACTTACAGGCAGATTTAACTTATATATTAGTGATAAAATTCTTATAATAAATATAATTGCACAACAAATATATAAAGATATTATCTCTGGAAAATATCTATGGATATAATAGAAACATAAAGCCCCTGTTATTGACGCCATGGCATAAATTTCTTTTTTAAAAATGAATGGAACATTTTTAGCAAAAACATCCCTTAACATCCCTCCCCCAACTCCTGTTATCAGCCCCATAGCAATTACTATAAAAGCACTATTTGCACCATGTACAATTGCAGTATTACAACCAACCAATGTAAAAATTCCAAGCCCTAAGGCATCTGATATTATTATTATGTTTTTAAACTTGTTTATTTTTTCATAAAATAAAAACACTATAAGTGCAGTTACAATACTTATTATACAAGATGTGGGATCTACAAAGGCATCTGGAGGCGTTCGTCCTATTATTATATCTCTAAATATTCCACCTCCTACAGCTGTTGTAATAGCCAAAAAAATAATACCGAATAAATCAAGCTTTTTTTCAATTCCAGTTAAAGCACCTGAAATAGCAAAGGCAATAGTGCCTATTATTTCAAAAGAATTTATTAAAAACATCTGCACACCTCTTTTATTGTCTTATTTGTAAAAATTATATTTTAGGAATTAAAAGTTAAAAAAATCTATACAAAATTGGACACTAAAATCCAATCTTGTATGGCATAAAAGGAATATAACTTATATAAAGTCTGATGATCATATATGATGTCACCAAACTTTATATAAGTTATATTTTTAATCTTAAATAAAACAGCTAATATCTTTTTGAATTTATCCCCCTTCTATCAAGAGGGCCTATAGAGTAATTATTAATTAGACTTGATTATAGAAGCAAAATGCAATAATTCAAGCCATATGCTAACAAACAAAATCTCTTAACAATTATTTAAAAGCACCTTAAATTTAGGTGGCTATTCGAAAAACTTATTTTGAGATAACTGTCATATAAGAATCCGCATATACTAAAACGAATTATTTGTTACAGGCTTACTACATCTTAAATTATTATATCCGGATCCGGATCACTTTTTAAACGTTCTGAAACGTCTACATATTTTTCATCAGAATAAATTTTTAGCATTTTAAAATTTGTTATTGCATAGCCTATTATAATTATAGGTGTAATGTACAAAAGTATAAGGTATGGAATGAATGCTCCCGCAGAAACTCCCAGAACTGATGCAGCAAAGACCGTATTAGAATTCCATGGAAAAAATAATGCTCCATATGTTCCTCCAGCCTCTACATCTCTGCAACAACATAATACTTGAAGATTATATCTTTTATATATCGGAGCCATTAAAGTTCCTGTCATTACAATTGCGAAGTTCTGACTTAAAGCAATGGCGTTTCCAAGGAATCCCAATAAAAGGGTAATAAATGTTAGTCCTACAGTAGTATGTACTCGTTTTACCATTGCCTCGGCAATCGTTTCCAGTACCTTCATATGTTGTAGCATCCCAGCAACCGCAAAGCCAAACAAGGTGATTCCTGCCAACGACCACATGCTGTCAATTCCTCCGCGATTTAAGAGAGTTTGCATAACTTTACTTTGAGTTTCCAAACTATATCCGCTATAAAATATATTAAATGCTCTTGCAACTGGAACCCCTTGATAAAAAATAGAAACAAAGATTGCTGAAACTGAACCTGACAATATTGCTATTAAAGCAGGTTGCTTTTTCGCCAACAAAATACCTGTTATAACCAACGGAGTAAGTGTAATAATTCCAAGATGAAAATTTGATTGCAGCCCTGTCACAATCTCTCTTGTTGTACCTGGATCTATACTTCCCCCATACCTGAAACCAATTACTAGAAAGAAAATGACTGTAATCAGATAAGCTGGCACTTGATCGTTCAATGCAAATTTAATATATTTAAAAATATTTATTCCTGTAGTTGTAGATGCAAGAATTGTGGTATCCGCCATTGGAGATAATCTATTCCCAAAATAAGCTCCGCAAATAACTGCACCAGCAGTGATTGCAGGTGGAACATTAAGACCAGAACCAATACCCATCATTGCAACTCCAACTGTTCCCATTGTTCCATAGGCAGACCCAGTAAACATGGAGAGAGCTGAGGACAATAGCAATGTCGTAACAAGGAAAACTTTTGGATTAATTATTTTAATACCATAATAGATAACTGCGGGAGTTGTACCAGCCGCAATCCAAGTTCCTATAAGCGATCCAGCTGCCAGCAAGATAAAAATGGCAGGAATAGCTTTTTGTATAAAATTGAAAGAAGACTTAGTAAGTTCATTACTGTCATATCCAAAGAATACTCCAATTGGTATTAGGAATAACCAACAAATAAAAAACATGGATCCCATGTCACCTTGAAACACGGCCTTTTGTACAGCAATTGCTCCAGCCACTAATACGAATATTAAAACTGCCACACCAACGGACATTTCGCGTTTTTTATTCTGATTTTTTTTTCCTTCCATAAAGTTGACACCCACCTTTTATTTAATTATAAATACTACATAATATCATTTTAAAGAGTTATATCATACTTTTTCTGCAAAAGTTTGCTGAACTCTTCCATGTTTGCTTCACACTCAGGTACTTCACCCACATATTTAGAAGTATTTGCCGTATCTTTTACTCCGCTTGCTGTTATCAGCATCACAACTTTATCCCCACTCTTTATTTGTCCAGATGCAAGTAACTTCTTTACACCAACCAAAGTTGTCGCAGATGCAGATTCACAGTAAAGTCCTTCCTTTTGGGCAAGCTCTAACTGAGCTGAAGAAATTTGTTCATTGTTATCCATAACAGCTGTTAATCCATTGTAATTGCGCACGGTATAAAGAGAATGATAAGTTCCATAAACAGTTGACATAGATGATGCAATACTTCCCCATCCTTTAATAGGTTTAATGATTTTAGAGTTTTCTTTAATCGCATTATGGATTGGTCCATAATCTTCTACAGCAACCATCTGTGGCATTTTTTGAATAAATCCCATGTTCATTAATTCTTCAAAAC contains:
- a CDS encoding polyprenyl synthetase family protein, with product MNFDGISIPIIKELNQLELELKNIASKLDSTVTQDIFTYFFSIPGKRLRPTLTFLSAGAISSELTSSAKHNLIQLSISLELIHSASLIHDDIIDGDLLRRGQKTLNKTFGNKIAVLAGDALYSRAFTIFSDTLPREFAQVMGRVTESMSVAEILNANNPSPDRETYFKIILGKTASFMSACCRLGGSIAYAPYEESNMLSKYGENLGMAYQILDDYIDEDPVAMKNVTIEEGFEFAYNAKASIENLKDSAYKQSLIMLVDYVLDFYSPKVENTL
- a CDS encoding FixH family protein translates to MKNKLIKKLSIISALVLTLSTSVLADGSGKMIEKNIDGVKATLMLTGDKAKTGDNELTLKLSDDKDRPINNADVKVSAEMDKGSMGDMNMGDSKAETIQFQKGHEDGEYVGTVKLSDKGTWKVKTSFMTNAGEKMADFDVDVASSGPNLLVVGGFLVVAALIIITAGISKKSKKAVKS
- a CDS encoding 4Fe-4S binding protein; the encoded protein is MSEKKKTKIDEEKAYSSDDKNLLDNKKFASFMKSKWYPGVFQWPVAIVFAFIVYQLLFGSTSAHDNFGTAATWVLWWPLLPIIILLLGRFWCTICPFGTLNDLVQKFVGNNHPVPKFLKKYGIWIIDAIFILITWSDHIFGVVESPRGSGNLLLLITLGVIASGAIFERRTWCRYVCFLGGLSANYTRAGMMELRATPEKCAKCNVAACYKGSNKAAGCPMFEFPRIMDTNAECNFCGNCVKSCPNNSIKISRRVPTRELWFIRKPKLEESFLAIVIMGIVFVQNITMLNIWEPILNWLEKAAGTDSYYVTFTITFAIAMLIPIVMLATTGLIAKKFNGDSVKQNFAKFGYAIIPLDMAAHIAHNLFHLLAEGKSILYAFVGLFGIEMQGSTAILDTPTIQTLQYILIVLGTIGSIYTAYRLAKNNYGGKSSKSLGTSIVYGILILILGIINIILFMLPMAMRM
- a CDS encoding trimeric intracellular cation channel family protein: MFLINSFEIIGTIAFAISGALTGIEKKLDLFGIIFLAITTAVGGGIFRDIIIGRTPPDAFVDPTSCIISIVTALIVFLFYEKINKFKNIIIISDALGLGIFTLVGCNTAIVHGANSAFIVIAMGLITGVGGGMLRDVFAKNVPFIFKKEIYAMASITGALCFYYIHRYFPEIISLYICCAIIFIIRILSLIYKLNLPVSKFSTNSNFVKSEITPH
- a CDS encoding Na+/H+ antiporter NhaC family protein, which produces MEGKKNQNKKREMSVGVAVLIFVLVAGAIAVQKAVFQGDMGSMFFICWLFLIPIGVFFGYDSNELTKSSFNFIQKAIPAIFILLAAGSLIGTWIAAGTTPAVIYYGIKIINPKVFLVTTLLLSSALSMFTGSAYGTMGTVGVAMMGIGSGLNVPPAITAGAVICGAYFGNRLSPMADTTILASTTTGINIFKYIKFALNDQVPAYLITVIFFLVIGFRYGGSIDPGTTREIVTGLQSNFHLGIITLTPLVITGILLAKKQPALIAILSGSVSAIFVSIFYQGVPVARAFNIFYSGYSLETQSKVMQTLLNRGGIDSMWSLAGITLFGFAVAGMLQHMKVLETIAEAMVKRVHTTVGLTFITLLLGFLGNAIALSQNFAIVMTGTLMAPIYKRYNLQVLCCCRDVEAGGTYGALFFPWNSNTVFAASVLGVSAGAFIPYLILLYITPIIIIGYAITNFKMLKIYSDEKYVDVSERLKSDPDPDIII